The proteins below come from a single Campylobacter sp. CCUG 57310 genomic window:
- the dapB gene encoding 4-hydroxy-tetrahydrodipicolinate reductase: MVRVGIHGASGKMGKMIIECLKENKDAKLTAAYTIEPINFSLPQDVIVTENFKELFDNCDVVIDFTIKEGAINLINYARTNPKPLVVGTTGLGEEGANLLKSASLAMPILYATNMSLGVAVLNRLASIASKALREFDIEIVEQHHRHKKDAPSGTAITLGERVAEARNLKLKDVMISGREGLVGARSKDEIALLAMRGGDVVGRHTVGFYNDGEFIELNHTATSRATFAKGAIKAAIWISAQENGLYGIDDCLGL; the protein is encoded by the coding sequence ATGGTAAGAGTTGGAATTCACGGCGCAAGCGGTAAAATGGGAAAAATGATCATAGAGTGCTTGAAAGAAAACAAAGATGCAAAACTAACCGCCGCTTATACGATAGAACCGATTAATTTTAGCTTACCGCAAGATGTCATAGTAACCGAAAATTTTAAAGAGCTGTTTGATAACTGCGATGTAGTGATTGATTTTACCATCAAAGAGGGTGCGATAAATTTGATAAATTATGCCAGAACCAACCCAAAACCGCTGGTAGTAGGCACAACCGGACTTGGCGAAGAGGGAGCAAATTTACTCAAAAGCGCAAGCCTTGCCATGCCGATCCTATATGCTACAAATATGAGTCTTGGGGTTGCGGTGTTAAACCGCCTTGCAAGCATAGCTTCAAAAGCGCTTAGGGAATTTGATATCGAGATAGTCGAGCAGCACCATAGGCACAAAAAAGACGCTCCAAGTGGTACTGCCATAACTTTGGGCGAACGCGTGGCAGAGGCTAGAAATTTAAAGCTAAAAGACGTGATGATAAGCGGCAGAGAAGGGCTTGTAGGAGCAAGAAGCAAAGACGAGATAGCCTTGCTTGCCATGCGAGGAGGCGATGTCGTGGGAAGGCATACGGTGGGATTTTATAACGACGGAGAATTCATAGAGCTAAATCACACCGCAACTAGTCGCGCTACCTTTGCAAAAGGCGCTATAAAAGCCGCCATCTGGATAAGCGCTCAAGAAAACGGGCTTTACGGCATTGATGACTGCTTAGGGCTTTAA
- the purF gene encoding amidophosphoribosyltransferase has protein sequence MCAIVGIINSKNAAKTAYYALFAMQHRGQEASGISASDNGQITTFKKLGLVTEVFDEESFKLLKGDMAIGHNRYSTAGNASFDDAQPIAANYSLGSISLVHNGNLVNKDETREALINEGAIFQSNMDTENILHLIARSNSQSLKERIIEAVKKIVGAYCLLIQSRHKIFAIRDRYGVRPLSLGRLKDGGYIVASETCAFDLVGAKFIRDVKAGEMIIFENGKDEFESIQLFEPEPRICAFEYIYFARPDSVIEGKSVYEARKRMGAALAKKSKIKADFVVPVPDSGVPAALGFANESKIPFELAIVRNHYVGRTFIEPSQETRDLKVKLKLNPMSSVLEGKSIVVVDDSIVRGTTSKKVVELLRAAGAKEVHFKAACPELKYPERYGIDTPSFEELISANKNVEEVRKFIGADSLEFLGIDELVTSLGDERRYSLVSFDGDYFIK, from the coding sequence ATGTGTGCGATCGTCGGGATAATAAATTCTAAAAATGCGGCTAAAACTGCGTATTACGCGCTATTTGCTATGCAACATAGAGGGCAAGAGGCCAGCGGTATAAGCGCAAGCGACAACGGTCAAATCACTACTTTCAAAAAGCTAGGACTGGTAACTGAAGTCTTTGACGAGGAGAGTTTTAAGCTGCTAAAAGGCGATATGGCGATAGGTCACAACCGCTACTCAACCGCCGGCAATGCATCTTTTGACGATGCTCAACCTATTGCCGCAAACTATAGTCTTGGCTCTATTTCACTCGTGCATAACGGAAATTTAGTAAACAAAGATGAGACAAGAGAAGCGCTTATCAATGAAGGAGCGATATTTCAATCAAATATGGACACCGAAAACATCCTTCATCTAATCGCAAGAAGCAACAGCCAAAGCCTAAAAGAGCGCATTATAGAGGCGGTTAAAAAGATTGTAGGCGCTTATTGCTTGCTAATCCAGTCGCGACATAAAATTTTTGCCATACGAGATAGATACGGCGTGCGTCCGCTCTCACTTGGAAGGCTAAAAGACGGCGGATATATCGTAGCTAGTGAAACTTGCGCATTTGATCTAGTGGGAGCGAAATTCATAAGAGACGTAAAAGCCGGCGAGATGATAATCTTTGAAAACGGCAAAGACGAATTTGAGAGCATTCAGCTTTTTGAGCCCGAGCCTAGAATTTGTGCGTTTGAATACATCTATTTCGCGCGCCCTGATAGCGTGATAGAAGGCAAAAGCGTCTATGAAGCCCGCAAAAGAATGGGCGCAGCACTTGCTAAAAAAAGCAAAATCAAAGCCGATTTCGTAGTGCCGGTGCCTGATAGCGGTGTGCCTGCGGCGCTTGGCTTTGCAAATGAGAGTAAAATTCCCTTTGAGCTTGCCATAGTGCGCAACCACTACGTAGGCAGAACATTCATAGAGCCTTCGCAAGAGACACGCGATCTTAAAGTAAAGCTCAAGCTAAATCCTATGTCAAGCGTGCTTGAGGGCAAAAGCATAGTCGTCGTAGATGATAGCATCGTGCGAGGCACCACTTCCAAAAAAGTTGTAGAGCTGTTGCGTGCGGCGGGCGCTAAAGAGGTGCATTTCAAAGCTGCTTGCCCTGAGCTAAAATACCCTGAAAGATACGGCATAGACACTCCAAGCTTTGAAGAGCTGATAAGCGCAAATAAAAACGTCGAAGAGGTGCGTAAATTTATAGGCGCGGACAGCCTTGAGTTTTTAGGCATTGACGAGCTGGTAACTAGCCTTGGAGACGAGCGCAGATACTCGCTTGTAAGCTTTGACGGGGATTATTTTATAAAGTAG
- a CDS encoding Fic family protein, whose amino-acid sequence MKEEVSNQYIAIPEPSFGSDLTNVILDLEKLRTKRLGGDVPPYIFFQLKNIFQILETLGSARIEGNNTTLSEYVEKLIYKNLEDEGDDEIKNLENAIDFIEDNTNEETRFDRAYISAIHNIITKGLTQPPNGEGSKYPGELRKHDVSIKKSGHKPPQHFLLPDYFNNFIDFINKGYKEQYQLLMVAIAHHRFEFIHPFDNGNGRMGRLLNYAFLIKLGFKVKEGGLINPSSVFYTDRDQYYNMLSRADSLKADDLLAWCQYFLIGLKNEIEKIDHLLKKEYVQTNILLPMLKIALARQHITKQEFDILTYLVKKDDMSMKAEELSKFGIKGSKEKSYIITKLKDKQMIKSIVDGGRIYTVYFVNSYLLRGVMQVLKDNGFVSDFLNNN is encoded by the coding sequence ATGAAAGAAGAAGTAAGCAATCAATATATAGCAATACCGGAACCTTCTTTTGGGAGCGATTTAACTAATGTTATTTTAGATCTAGAAAAGCTAAGAACTAAAAGGCTTGGCGGCGATGTGCCGCCTTATATATTTTTTCAGCTCAAAAATATTTTTCAAATTTTAGAGACTTTAGGGTCGGCTAGAATTGAGGGCAACAACACAACATTATCTGAGTATGTTGAAAAACTTATATATAAAAATTTAGAAGATGAAGGCGACGATGAGATAAAAAACTTAGAAAATGCTATAGATTTCATAGAGGATAACACAAATGAAGAGACTAGATTTGACCGTGCATATATTTCAGCAATCCATAACATCATAACAAAAGGTTTAACCCAACCACCAAACGGCGAAGGCTCGAAATATCCAGGTGAATTAAGAAAGCATGATGTAAGTATAAAAAAATCAGGACATAAGCCACCACAACATTTTTTACTGCCTGATTATTTTAATAATTTTATAGATTTTATTAACAAAGGATACAAAGAACAGTATCAGCTTCTAATGGTTGCTATTGCACACCATAGGTTTGAGTTTATTCATCCATTCGATAATGGAAATGGTCGTATGGGAAGACTTTTGAATTATGCTTTTTTAATAAAACTTGGGTTTAAAGTAAAGGAAGGAGGGCTCATTAATCCGTCTTCGGTTTTTTATACAGATAGAGATCAATATTATAATATGCTTTCTCGCGCAGATAGTTTAAAAGCTGATGATTTGTTGGCTTGGTGTCAATATTTCTTGATAGGGTTAAAAAATGAGATTGAAAAAATAGATCATCTTTTAAAAAAAGAGTATGTGCAAACAAATATACTTTTACCTATGCTAAAAATAGCACTTGCAAGACAGCATATTACAAAGCAAGAGTTTGATATATTAACATATCTTGTAAAAAAAGATGATATGAGTATGAAAGCCGAAGAACTTTCTAAGTTTGGAATCAAGGGCTCAAAAGAAAAGTCATATATTATAACAAAGTTAAAGGATAAGCAGATGATAAAGTCAATAGTTGATGGAGGAAGGATTTATACAGTATATTTTGTCAATAGCTATCTTTTACGTGGAGTTATGCAAGTGCTAAAAGACAACGGATTTGTATCTGATTTTTTGAACAATAATTAA
- a CDS encoding DUF2393 family protein, translating into MIYLSQHEQNRKIFISLVVINFVVTLLIGVFLMFVVDKYTKKAVLEKVTNQRVLINETIVFKGVVRNVGSFDIANCKIIIKLINDPLNRESLKGESLFKPSGLSLFSWMKLGDSKDERPNTVEYKFSITKNLKAKEFRNFSVSMPYPPYFKKPTFVTKLSCS; encoded by the coding sequence TTGATTTATCTTTCGCAACATGAACAAAATAGAAAAATTTTTATCTCTCTTGTTGTTATAAATTTCGTCGTAACTCTTTTAATAGGCGTATTTTTAATGTTTGTTGTTGATAAATACACCAAAAAAGCCGTTCTTGAGAAAGTTACCAATCAGCGCGTTTTGATAAACGAAACTATAGTTTTTAAAGGCGTCGTGCGAAATGTAGGATCATTTGATATAGCAAATTGCAAGATTATTATCAAGCTTATTAACGATCCGCTCAACCGAGAAAGTCTCAAGGGCGAATCTCTCTTTAAACCAAGCGGGCTTTCGCTATTTTCTTGGATGAAACTAGGCGATAGTAAAGACGAAAGACCAAATACCGTTGAGTATAAATTTAGCATCACCAAGAATTTAAAAGCCAAAGAATTTAGAAATTTTAGCGTCTCTATGCCTTATCCGCCTTATTTTAAGAAGCCTACTTTTGTTACTAAGCTAAGTTGTAGTTAG
- a CDS encoding DUF2393 family protein: MINELKQGINFYLTHLGWIDFASYVWLVLLFFTIVFACFYIMSKHPVAGVLMFILTIFAFLFGAFYLHKFLDENLRQRSVLITDTKQLTYSNTLIVDLNLTNLSANSFKYCSIKLKFYTPSSNFIKNELNKLKPFLKSNLVLKESLDAGETTQEQSVIDGFRFENYDIIATSECY; this comes from the coding sequence ATGATAAATGAGCTCAAGCAGGGGATAAATTTTTATCTCACTCATCTTGGATGGATTGATTTCGCCTCTTATGTTTGGCTTGTTTTACTCTTTTTTACTATCGTTTTTGCTTGCTTTTATATCATGTCCAAGCATCCGGTAGCAGGCGTTTTGATGTTTATCTTAACTATCTTTGCTTTCTTATTCGGCGCGTTTTATCTACATAAATTTTTAGATGAAAATTTAAGGCAAAGAAGCGTGCTCATAACCGATACAAAGCAGCTTACATACTCAAATACTTTGATTGTGGATCTAAATCTTACAAATTTATCCGCAAATTCTTTTAAATATTGCAGTATAAAGCTTAAATTTTATACTCCATCATCAAATTTTATAAAAAATGAACTAAATAAACTAAAGCCTTTCTTAAAGTCAAATTTAGTGCTAAAAGAGAGCCTTGATGCAGGCGAAACAACGCAAGAGCAAAGCGTGATAGATGGATTTAGATTTGAAAATTACGATATAATAGCTACTTCGGAGTGTTATTAA
- the hisIE gene encoding bifunctional phosphoribosyl-AMP cyclohydrolase/phosphoribosyl-ATP diphosphatase HisIE yields the protein MKIDWDKVAGLLPVIVQESATNGVLMLAYMNEEALNLSLQTGFAHYFSRTKNRIWKKGEESGNIQKIESMYLDCDNDTLLMKVKQFGGVACHTGAKSCFFKEFELKDQANFGLQGEFKEAKNLNSDSSLSTKPSYGVIDEIYHTILERKLNADAKNSYVASLFAKGENAILKKVGEEATEFVMACKDVSKYKNESKILSSQPKENQKIEQNLLEEMLEKSKNDMIYEVADLCFHSLVALALHGIHPERVKAELARRMGLSGIEEKNSRDDK from the coding sequence ATGAAAATCGATTGGGATAAGGTTGCGGGACTTTTGCCTGTAATCGTACAAGAAAGCGCAACGAACGGAGTTTTAATGCTTGCATATATGAACGAAGAGGCTTTAAATTTAAGCTTGCAAACCGGCTTTGCTCACTACTTTTCTCGCACTAAAAATAGAATTTGGAAAAAGGGCGAAGAGAGCGGCAATATCCAAAAGATTGAGTCTATGTATCTTGACTGCGATAACGACACGCTTTTAATGAAAGTTAAGCAATTTGGTGGAGTGGCTTGTCATACTGGTGCAAAGAGCTGCTTTTTTAAAGAATTTGAACTTAAAGACCAAGCGAATTTTGGCTTGCAGGGAGAATTTAAAGAGGCTAAAAATTTAAACTCCGATTCAAGCTTATCTACAAAGCCAAGTTACGGCGTAATCGATGAAATTTATCACACCATACTTGAGCGCAAACTAAATGCGGACGCTAAAAATTCATACGTTGCAAGTCTTTTTGCAAAGGGCGAAAATGCTATACTTAAAAAAGTCGGGGAAGAGGCAACCGAATTTGTGATGGCTTGTAAGGATGTCTCAAAATACAAGAACGAGAGTAAAATTTTATCCTCGCAACCTAAGGAAAATCAAAAAATAGAGCAAAATTTGCTTGAGGAAATGCTTGAAAAATCCAAAAACGATATGATTTACGAGGTGGCTGATCTGTGCTTTCATTCGCTTGTAGCGCTTGCACTGCACGGAATTCATCCAGAGCGCGTTAAAGCCGAACTTGCAAGACGTATGGGTCTAAGCGGGATAGAGGAGAAGAACTCAAGAGATGATAAATGA
- a CDS encoding prohibitin family protein, with the protein MPADLNDYFKKRNSNSGGGGGNDNQGPKLNFKTPNLPKNFGKMSGLAYVIIVIVAVLAITQPFVVINSGEVGIKATAGKYDASPMQPGFHFFIPFIQKVIIVDTRVRLINYTSGEDMGEAQKFSTQSQAGIIRKNSISVLDARNLPVSIDITVQYRLNPENAPQTIASWGLSWENKIVDPVVRDVVRSIAGKYTAEELPTKRNEIAAAIDDGIRKDIDSQPNKPVELLTVQLREIILPEKVKEQIERVQIAKQEAERTKYEVERANQEALKKAALAEGTAKAAIIEAKGKADAVKIEADAQAYANREVAKSLDGNLLELKQIETQGKFNEALRDNKDAKIFLTPGGAVPNIWVDTKDKAKQSAMDR; encoded by the coding sequence ATGCCAGCAGATTTAAATGATTATTTTAAAAAACGAAACTCAAATAGCGGCGGAGGCGGCGGCAATGATAATCAAGGGCCAAAGCTGAATTTTAAAACCCCGAATTTACCTAAAAATTTTGGCAAAATGTCAGGACTTGCTTACGTTATCATCGTGATTGTAGCGGTCTTAGCCATCACTCAGCCTTTTGTGGTGATAAACTCAGGCGAAGTCGGTATCAAAGCAACTGCAGGTAAATACGATGCGTCACCTATGCAGCCGGGCTTTCACTTCTTTATCCCGTTTATACAAAAGGTTATCATCGTAGATACGAGAGTGCGCCTTATAAACTATACTTCAGGCGAAGATATGGGCGAGGCACAAAAATTTTCGACCCAATCTCAAGCTGGAATTATTCGTAAAAACTCAATTTCAGTTTTGGACGCTAGAAACTTGCCTGTAAGTATCGATATAACCGTTCAATATCGCCTAAATCCTGAAAATGCACCTCAAACTATCGCATCTTGGGGCTTAAGCTGGGAAAACAAGATCGTAGATCCTGTCGTGCGTGATGTGGTGCGAAGTATAGCGGGCAAATACACCGCAGAAGAGCTTCCTACTAAGCGAAATGAGATAGCGGCCGCGATTGATGACGGAATTCGTAAAGATATCGATTCTCAGCCAAATAAGCCTGTGGAGCTTCTTACAGTCCAACTTCGCGAGATCATCCTTCCTGAAAAGGTAAAAGAGCAGATCGAGCGCGTTCAAATCGCAAAACAAGAGGCGGAAAGAACTAAATACGAAGTAGAAAGAGCAAATCAAGAGGCTCTTAAAAAAGCCGCTCTTGCTGAAGGTACGGCAAAAGCGGCTATCATCGAAGCAAAGGGTAAAGCTGATGCCGTTAAGATAGAAGCCGACGCTCAAGCTTACGCAAACAGAGAGGTCGCAAAGAGCTTGGATGGCAACTTGCTTGAGCTAAAACAGATTGAAACTCAAGGTAAATTTAACGAAGCGTTACGCGATAATAAAGATGCTAAAATTTTCCTAACTCCTGGCGGTGCGGTGCCAAATATCTGGGTTGATACCAAAGATAAAGCCAAACAGTCGGCTATGGACAGATAA
- a CDS encoding branched-chain amino acid transaminase, whose product MNASEFIWMDGKLIKWDEAKVHVLTHSLHYSNAVFEGTRAYKTDKGLAIFRLQDHTNRLLKSAKMTILNCPYTQKELENAQIELLRANKFNGNVYIRPLIFLGYGIMGLAHTKAPVQTAIAAWEWGAYLGDEGLEKGIRVKISSFAKLNPSGQMNRAKASSNYLSSQMANYEAKDAGYDEALLLDGEGFVAEGPGECFFIVENGTIVTPPNDNSLASITQDTVIKIAKDLGYEVRRERITRDQAYVADEAFFTGTAAEVTPISSIDARVIGSGRRGEVTKKLQDAYFDVVYGRNPKYASMLTYI is encoded by the coding sequence ATGAATGCTTCGGAATTTATCTGGATGGATGGAAAATTAATAAAATGGGACGAGGCTAAAGTTCATGTTTTAACTCACTCTCTTCACTATTCAAATGCCGTTTTTGAAGGCACAAGAGCCTATAAAACCGACAAAGGTTTGGCAATATTTAGATTGCAAGATCACACAAATAGGCTTTTAAAGTCTGCAAAAATGACAATTTTAAATTGCCCTTATACTCAAAAAGAGCTTGAAAACGCACAAATAGAGCTTTTAAGGGCTAATAAATTTAACGGCAATGTATATATTCGCCCGCTTATATTTTTAGGCTACGGCATAATGGGGCTAGCTCACACAAAAGCTCCCGTTCAAACTGCAATCGCAGCTTGGGAGTGGGGTGCTTATCTTGGCGATGAGGGACTTGAAAAGGGTATTAGAGTTAAAATTTCAAGCTTTGCTAAGCTAAATCCTTCAGGACAAATGAATAGAGCCAAGGCCAGTTCAAACTATCTAAGCTCGCAAATGGCAAATTACGAAGCAAAAGATGCCGGATACGATGAGGCGCTGCTTTTAGACGGTGAAGGCTTCGTAGCAGAAGGTCCGGGCGAGTGCTTTTTCATAGTGGAAAACGGAACCATCGTAACTCCTCCAAATGACAATAGCCTAGCAAGCATTACTCAAGATACCGTTATTAAAATCGCAAAAGATTTAGGCTATGAAGTTCGCCGCGAGCGTATCACGAGAGATCAGGCTTACGTGGCCGATGAGGCTTTCTTCACGGGAACGGCAGCTGAAGTAACTCCGATAAGTAGCATTGACGCTAGGGTTATCGGAAGCGGAAGACGAGGTGAAGTTACTAAAAAGCTGCAAGATGCTTATTTTGACGTAGTTTACGGACGAAATCCAAAATACGCTTCAATGCTAACTTATATTTAA
- a CDS encoding aryl-sulfate sulfotransferase produces the protein MKRTLSSVFVAGIIAATTATSAFAIGGASGPSIDYAITGKLGEVVVNPYDSAPLTAVIKNGGYDIKDAKVTIVPKPGGQLISYDVANKHLRTHGGIPVFGMYADYQNTVEVEYTKTYKGKEERIKETYKIYAPAIYLEATGHPSQKGALFDKIEVIKAPSKKFENRLYYVNNFYNKTGKGTKVVWNNPAGGALEWNYTPSNFILDTKGEVRWYLEPSKIYDLKKPFNAGVMMGFKQNKDGAITWGYGQRYVKYDILGREIFNRELPASYNDFSHSMDPMDNGHYLLRVANANYKRADGKNVRTVRDVIVEVDRDGNVVDDWRLYDILDPYRDVVLKVLDQGAVCLNIDASKAGHTATSDELMQMDQNDKWGDIVGSGPGRNWAHVNSVDHDPSDDSIIISSRHQNAVIKIGRDKKVKWIIGGHKGWSEKFKHALLQPVDKNGKKIVCEDDYTKCPGYESDTGGFDWQYTQHTAFRIDSKSKKGLVYLTVFDNGDSRGFEQPAIAGMKYSRAVVYKVDEKAKTVEQVWEYGKQRGADWYSSVTSLAQYQDDLDSVFAYSAVAGMQFDIAAGKPVGVPSPHINEFEWGAKEPSIEIKMTNAMGYQAFPFSIEKAFSK, from the coding sequence ATGAAAAGAACACTTTCATCGGTTTTTGTTGCCGGCATCATCGCTGCTACTACCGCTACTTCGGCATTTGCTATCGGAGGCGCAAGCGGTCCTAGTATAGACTACGCTATTACGGGAAAACTAGGAGAAGTTGTAGTAAATCCTTATGATAGCGCACCTTTAACGGCTGTTATTAAAAACGGCGGATACGACATAAAAGACGCCAAAGTAACTATCGTCCCAAAACCTGGCGGACAATTGATAAGCTATGACGTAGCTAACAAGCACCTTCGCACTCACGGTGGAATTCCCGTATTTGGTATGTATGCCGACTATCAAAATACGGTTGAAGTAGAATATACAAAAACTTATAAAGGCAAAGAAGAGAGGATAAAAGAGACGTATAAAATTTACGCTCCGGCTATCTATCTTGAGGCTACGGGACACCCAAGCCAAAAGGGAGCTTTATTTGATAAGATCGAAGTTATAAAAGCTCCAAGCAAGAAATTTGAAAATAGACTTTACTATGTAAATAACTTCTATAATAAAACGGGCAAAGGCACTAAGGTAGTTTGGAACAACCCTGCAGGCGGCGCTCTTGAGTGGAACTATACGCCTAGCAACTTTATCCTTGATACCAAAGGTGAAGTTAGATGGTATCTTGAGCCTAGCAAAATTTATGACCTTAAAAAGCCTTTTAACGCAGGCGTTATGATGGGCTTTAAACAAAATAAAGACGGAGCTATCACTTGGGGATATGGACAAAGATACGTTAAATACGATATCTTAGGACGCGAAATTTTTAACCGCGAACTTCCTGCAAGCTATAACGACTTCAGCCACTCTATGGATCCTATGGATAACGGCCACTACTTGCTTCGTGTTGCTAACGCAAACTACAAAAGGGCTGATGGCAAAAACGTTCGCACCGTTAGAGACGTGATAGTAGAGGTTGATAGAGACGGAAACGTGGTTGATGATTGGAGGCTTTATGATATCCTTGATCCTTACAGAGACGTCGTGCTAAAAGTGCTTGACCAAGGGGCCGTTTGCTTAAATATCGACGCTAGCAAAGCGGGGCATACCGCAACCTCCGATGAGCTGATGCAAATGGATCAAAACGACAAATGGGGCGATATCGTAGGAAGCGGACCGGGACGCAACTGGGCTCACGTAAATAGCGTGGATCACGACCCAAGCGACGATAGTATCATCATAAGCTCACGCCACCAAAATGCGGTTATCAAAATCGGACGCGACAAGAAAGTTAAGTGGATAATCGGCGGACATAAAGGCTGGAGCGAGAAATTTAAGCACGCTCTTTTACAGCCTGTAGATAAAAACGGCAAAAAGATCGTTTGTGAAGATGACTACACAAAATGCCCGGGATATGAAAGCGATACAGGCGGGTTTGACTGGCAATACACTCAGCACACTGCATTTAGAATCGATAGCAAATCCAAAAAAGGCTTAGTGTATCTAACCGTATTTGATAACGGCGACAGTAGAGGATTTGAGCAGCCTGCAATAGCGGGCATGAAATACTCTCGCGCGGTAGTTTATAAGGTGGATGAGAAGGCTAAAACCGTAGAGCAAGTTTGGGAATACGGCAAGCAAAGAGGAGCTGATTGGTATAGCTCGGTAACCAGCCTTGCGCAGTACCAAGATGACCTTGATAGCGTATTTGCTTATTCGGCAGTTGCAGGAATGCAGTTTGACATCGCAGCGGGCAAACCTGTAGGCGTACCAAGTCCGCATATTAACGAATTTGAATGGGGTGCAAAAGAGCCTTCAATCGAGATTAAAATGACAAACGCTATGGGCTATCAAGCGTTTCCGTTTAGCATAGAAAAGGCATTCTCTAAATAA